From the genome of Desulfuromonas sp.:
ACGGATATTTATGTCAGTGTCCACACAACAGTTTCTGGTGTCAAAAAAAGCGTTAAACGCCTTAAGGGTAGGGTGATACTTTTTCTGGTTCGGAAGTTATACCCGATGTCTTCTGGGATAGTCGCTGTTTCTGATGGTGTTGCAGACGATTTTTGTAAAACAACTTTAATAACTAAGGACTTGGTAAGTACTATTTATAACCCTGTGGTAACCTCGGATGTTTTCGAGAAAGCAAATCAAGTATTAGATCATCCATGGTTTAAGGTTGGGTCACCCCCGGTGATTGTTTCAGTTGGCCGTCTTACCGACGCAAAAGATTTTAGTAACCTTATTAGGGCTTTTTGGCATGTCAGGCAAAATCATGAGGCGCGTCTTCTTATCTTGGGGGAAGGGGAGCTGCGGCAAGAACTTACTGGTCTAGTGAAAGAACTCGACTTGGAACAAGATATCGATATGCCTGGTTTTGTGGAAAATCCATACCAGTATATTAAGAACGCTTCTGTTTTTGTTCTTTCATCCAAACGTGAAGGCCTACCTACGGTCTTAATAGAGGCTATGGCCTTGCAAGTTCCTCTTGTGTCAACACGATGTAAAAGTGGACCTGTCGAAATTTTAGATAATGGAAAATGGGGTCGACTTGTAAAAGTAGAAGATACCCAGGCACTTGTTGATGGGATTGAAGAGTCACTTGCTGGTAATAAAATAGAAGTAAGTAGTTCAGCTTGGAAACCGTTTTTGTTAGAAAACGTTGTTGATTCCTACCTGCGTTTACTTTTAGGAGGTCAACATGAATAAAGTCGTTTTATGTTCTCTATTTGTCTTGGTTTTTTTTATCCCAATTGAAAATTTAATCGTTTTTTCCACTTTTGGTACATTGACACGAGTCATTGGAGCCTTTGCGTTTTTAGTTGGTGTTATTTCTGTTTTAATTGATAAGAGAGGCCGTCCTTTTGGCCCTTTTTTATTTTTCTTTATTTTCTACATACTCTGGAGTATGGCGACCATTCTTTGGAGTGTTGACTCCAACATGAGTCAAATTGCTACAAAATCTTTGATACAACTTTTTCTCTTCGTGTGGTTACTTTGGGAGTTTGCTCAAACTGAAAATCAAGTTTTACTTTTGTTTAAAGGCTATGTGTGCGGATGCTTTGTGTCTGCAATTTACACCCTGACGGCTTATCAGAGGCATGAACAAACCGCTTATTCACGCTATTCAATGGAGGGATTCGATCCGAATGACATTGGTTTAATAATTACATTAGGAATACCCCTGGCATGGTACGTTTTTAAAAAAGTCGAAGGAAGGATTCAGAAGGCTTTCTTTTTCATGTACGTTCCTATAGCTGTTTTCGCAGTTTTCCTTACAGCCTCTAGAACTGCTTTTTTGGCTCTTTTGGTGGCTCTGTTTTACATAATTATTTCACAAGAAAATGTTAAGTTGAAAAGCAAAGTAGCCTTTTTAATGCTTTCCTGTTTTTTCGCTTTAGTGATTTATCAGATGGTTCCAAGTACAAACTGGTCTCGAATTTTGTCCATTGGTCATGAAGTGGCTTCTGGGAATTTGAATTCTAGGATGAATATATGGACTGATGGCTTAAGAGTGTTTGGTGGGAGTCCGGTCTTTGCTGCCCTAGGGGTGGGCGTTGGAGCTTTTCGATTCAGTGTTGAACCTTTATTTGGTTATCCGGCCGCTTCACACAACCTTTTTCTTTCCATTCTAGTCGGGCAAGGGATGGTTGGATTTTTGATTTTTATGGCCATGGTTCTTTCTCTTGTTAAGAAGGTGGTCGGAATGGAACTCCTGGGGAAACGGCTGTGGATAATAATGCTTGTGGCGCTTTTCGTTGGTGGAATGGGGCTTAGTTGGGATGGTCGGAAACCGACATGGTTGATTTTCGGATTGATTGCAGCTCACGGTACCGTCAACTCGAAAGAGTTTAAGGTTGTGACAAGGGTAACTGGTTAAACTTATGAAACGTAAAATAACCTTTGTGATTACAGGGTTAGGTACCGGCGGAGCAGAGATGATGCTTTTTAAGCTTCTGTCTCGGATGGATAAAAATGACTTTGTGCCTGAAGTTATTTCAATGACAGATTATGTTCCTTTGAAAGTTATTTTTGACGAAATAGGAGTCCCTGTAAAAACTTTAGGGATGCGCAGAGGGGTTCCTGAGTTGAAAGGAATCTATCGACTTGTCAAGGCTTTTCGCTGGAGTGATCCGGATCTTGTTCAAACCTGGATGTACCATGCGGATTTGATAGGTGGTATTGCGGCAAAACTTTCGGGGAACTTATCTGTTGTCTGGAATATTCGAAACAGTAATCTTGATCCCAGTTCTAGTAAGAAAACCACCATTATGACGGCAAAAACCTGTGCAATAATGTCCAAGTATTTGCCTCGAAAAATTATTTGCTGTGCTGAAGAAGCAAGGAGGGTACACGAAAAAATTGGGTATGATTCGAAAAAAATTACAACAATTCCAAATGGTTTTGATTTGGATTCTTTTAAACCTGATCCGGTCGGGCGAAATGAAGTTCGCGAAGAGTTAGGTATATCTAAGGACTCTTTCATTGTCGGATTAGTTGCACGCTACGATCCACAAAAAGATCATAAAAACTTTGTACATGCTGCACAAATGTTCAAAAGCTTAATCACCAAAGTGGACTTTGTGTTGTGTGGTGATGGTATCAATTACGACAATGAAGAATTAACTTCAATGCTTGATTCTTCAGGGGTTAGGGATCGTTTTCATTTGCTCGGGCGTAGATCGGATATACCAAGGATCGTCTCTTCTTTTGATCTTAAATGCTCCTCTTCCTCTTACGGTGAGGCATTCTCAAACTCAATTGGCGAGGCAATGGCCTGTGGTGTGCCTTGCGTTGTTACTGACGTAGGTGACTCGGCATATATTGTGGGAGACACTGGCAAAGTTGTAAAACCTCGTGACTCTGAATCTTTATGTATGGCTTGGTATGGTTTTTGGAAAATGCATAAAGATGAGCGAATGAATCTCGGTAACCAAGCACGTCAAAGAATTTTGGAAATGTTTTCTCTGGACACTGTTGTTGAAAAGTATGAAAACATTTATAGGGATATTTTGAACTGAAAATATAATTTCTTTTTCGGGAAGCCTGATTTTACTTACTGAAAAAACTTTTACATCGGATTTTCAAACATGAAACGTGTTCTTTTTATAACTACAGTTTCAGGAACGATCAGAAGATTCCTGCTTCCTTTTGCAAATCATTTTCGGGCAAAAGGGTGGCAGGTGGATGCTATGTCTCACGGAATATCTGATTGCCCAGAATGTACTGAGGCCTTTAATCAGGTTTGGGATGTGAGCTGGACGCGAAACCCTTTTGACTTGCAAACTTTGTTTAAGGCTCCCCAAACAATACGCGAAACAGTTTCAAGAGAAAAATATGATCTGATACATGTGCACACGCCCATAGCTTCCTTTATAACTCGGTACTCCTTACGCAGGGTCAGTGAAAAAATCAAACCAAAAGTAGTTTATACCGCACATGGGTTCCATTTTTACTCAGGAGGGAACCCTCTCAAGAATTTTTTATTTTCTTCCCTAGAGGGAGCGGCTGGCAAGTGGACTGACTACTTGGTGGTCATCAATCAGGAAGACAAGGCAGCTGCTCAAAAACACCGGATTGTTCCAAACTCACGGATTAGGTTCATGCCTGGAATTGGTGTTGATAATCATTTTTATAACAATGCCCGAGTTGATCCGAAAAATGGTGAAGAGATCCGTCGGCAGTTGGGAATGAGATCCGCTGATTCACTTTTTCTTANCTTTTTCTTATGGTCGCAGAATTTAACCCCGGGAAACGTCATCGGGATGCCTTGCATGCTTTTGCCCGTCTGGGTCGGCAGGATGCACATCTCGCTTTTGCAGGGAACGGTCCTCTAAAAAGTCGTATGGAAGATCTTGCAGGGCGCTTGAATATCAAGGGGCGTACCCATTTTCTCGGTTTCCGGGAAGACATTCCTGCCCTGATGCAAGCCTCTTGCGCCGTTCTTTTGCCCTCGCAGAGGGAAGGTCTACCCCGGAGCGTCATGGAGGCTTTATGCCTGGAGAGGCCATGCATCGGTTCGGATAGTCGCGGTACGCGTGACCTCCTTACCGATGATTGCGGGATTTTGACTTCGGTTGGGGATGTTCCAGCGATGGCCCGGGCAATGGGATGGATGTTGGATCACCGTGATGAAGCAATGGCTATGGGACGGAACGGACGGCTTCGGATGGAAAATTTTGATATTGAGATTATCCTTCGAATGCATGAGTAACTTTATGGAGAGGCCCTTGGGATTTAGGGTCCTGAGCGTCCTTCGTTGTCAAACGTTTGGTTGGCTCGATTATCGGATGTTTCTGGGCTGTGAAATGAAAGGAGAAAAACATTAAAATCCTCCGTTGCCTTTAGTTCTCTGCATCGAGGGGACCCGGCGATGGAACGCACCTCGGTAAACCCGCAAAGCCCTCTTTCCGATTCGGCAAACAAGTCAGACTTTAGTCTTCCTTTTCTTCCTACCTTTTTTCTAAAAAAATCATTCCTTCCTTCCATTGAAAATCCCCTAAAAGCGTATATAAATTAAGCTCATAGTATAAGAAGTTTCTGTTATTTAGGCCTTTTTTCGCCATTCTAGAGGCAAGCCGATGGCAGGGGGAACCCTATGGGGAATTATTCCTTAAAACAAAAGATGCTGAATGCCTTTCCTGGGACAATTGTCTCCAGAGGGGGGGATGGTGGCGAAGTCGGGAACGAACCGATCGGAAGACCCTTGTCGGACGGGTTGACGACCAAGAGTGGGAAACGGATGACGGAAATGGATGCTCACAGGAAGTTCTCTGACATCGAACGAAGTTTCGGTTCTCCTTTCTACCTCTTCGACCAGGATGCTTTCGCTCGGAATTTCAGAGAACTGAGGGCTGCGTTCACTCGGCACTACCCCGATATCGTTATTGGTTATTCATACAAAACGAATTACATCCCCTACGTCTGCAGAATGGCGAGTGACCTTGGGGCACATGCGGAAGTGGTGTCACGATTGGAGCTCGATCTGGCCCTGCGGATTGGATGCAATCCCGAAGAAATCATATTCAACGGGCCCATCAAGGGAAAGGATGACCTCGAACTTGCTATCCGCGGGGGAATGCTGCTCAACATCGACACATTCCGTGAACTGGAAGAAGTGACGGAGTTTGCCCGTTTGAACCCGACCACGGTGGTAAACATCGGGTTGCGAGTCAACATCCCCTTGGTCGACGATGAGGGGAAATCGCAGCTGCAGGAGCATTTGCCAACCGGGCGCTTCGGCTTTTCGCCAGAGGCCCTTGGGGAGGCGGCGCACCAGATACGGTCACAATCGAACATCCGGGTCAACGCCCTGCATGGGCACACCTCTTCAAGTACCAGAAGTGTTTGGGTTTATCGGACCATCGTTCGCTGTCTGTCCGCCGCGGCGGAGAGGCATTTCTCTGACACCATCGAATATCTCAATCTCGGCGGCGGCTTTTTCGGGCACAGAGTTCCGGAGATGGGGTTGTGTGATACTCCTTCCTATGGCGACTACGCAGAGGCGGTGGGCGAAGAGCTCCGTCGTCACCCTTGGGTGAAGGCGCGGCGGCCCCGGCTGATCATTGAACCCGGTATGGCGGTGGTAGCCGATACCATGAGTTTCGTCACGAGGGTTTTCGAGGTCAAAAAGATCGGTGAGCGGCGGCTCGCAGTGGTCGATGGCAGTATTTTTAACGTCAAGCCGACCTTGCACCATCGCAATCATCCTTATGAAGTTATTAAGGGAAACGGCGCAAGCCGCCCGAGAAGTAATTATGACGTGGTGGGCGCCACTTGCATGGAAAAGGATTGTCTTCTGCAGAATATCGAATGCGAAGAAATCGAGCGGGGCGATTTTATCCAAATCTGCAATGTTGGAGCCTATACAATCGTGCTTACTCCCCCGTTCATTCATCCCTCACCACCGATCCTGATCCATGACGGAGAGGATCACAAGGTCATTCGTCGTCGCCAGGAATTTTCTGACGTATTTGGAACCTATACTTTCTGAGTCGGTACGGAGGTCATCATGCCCAATATCCTGCTCACTTGTGCCGGCCGCAGAAATTATCTTGTCCACTACTTCCGTCAGGCCCTTGGCGGCCAGGGGGAAGTTGTTGCGGTCGATTCCAATCCCACAGCCCCGGCTCTTCAGATGGCGGATCGCGCTTTCGTCGTCCCAACGATAAATCACCCCGATTATTTTGACCAGCTCTTGGAGATTTGTCGCCAACACCGAGTGGGTCTGCTTCTTTCGCTCAACGACCTTGAGCTTCCCCTCCTCGCGAGCCAGCGCGACCGATTCATGGCCGTGGGAACCCTGCCAGTTGTTTCCTCTCCGGAGGTGATAGACCTTTGTTTCGACACATTGGCCGCTACGGAATTCTTGGAGCAGGCCGGTTTGAAGGTGCCACGGACCTTCGTCACCCTCGAAGACGTGCGGGGTGCACTGGGGCGGGACGAACTCGGTCTCCCGCTGGTAATCAAGCCTCGCTGGGGGAGCGCATCGATCGGTATCGAGTACCCGGAGAGCCTCGAAGAACTGGAGATGGCCTGGAACCTGAGCAAGCTACGCCTTTTGCGTACTTGTCTGGCGGGCCCGAGCGCGGCCAACCTGGAGCAGTGCATGCTGGTGCAGGAGCGCCTTGCGGGAGTCGAGTACGGGCTCGACGTGGTGAATGACCTGGAGGGGCGCCATGTCGGCACTTTCGTCAAGCAAAAAAAAGCCATGCGGGCCGGAGAGACTGACCAGGCCGTTACTGTGGTTTCTCCGCTTCTCCAGGGAGTCGGGCGCAAAATAGGCGAGGCTCTGCAACATGTCGGAAATCTCGATTGTGACGTTTTCGTCGAGGGTGACCAATGCCGGGTTCTGGAGATGAACCCTCGCTTCGGAGGCGGCTATCCCTTCTCTCATGCCGCCGGGGCGAACCTTCCGGCGGCGCTTCTGGCCTGGGCCCAAGGAAAAACACCCGATCCCCAGTGGTTGACTCTCAGGCCGGTGGTGGCCTCGGCGAAGTGTGATCACCTCGTGGAGGTTCGTGACTATGCTCGCAGTGAAACTTCGGTTTTCGTTAAAAACATGTTGACGGGCCGGAAGAACCAGTTCGGCGCTGCCGTCGAGGCCGTGTGAGCAGCACCCTTCCGACATGGAAGTCGAAATCTCGATGGAGTGATATTTCAAAGGAAATTATGTCCCGAAAGGGAAAACAATGAAGATTGCCGTTTTGGTCAAAAGCGTACCCGATACCGCTGCAACACCGGAAATTGGTGATGATGGGCGAACAGTGATTACCGATCATCTCGATTTCATCCTCAATCCATATGACGAATTTGCGGTGGAGGAGGCGGTGCGGTTGAAGGAATCCCTCGGTGCTGAAGTGACGGCGGTCAGCCTGGGAGGGGAAAACGCACTTAAGGCAGTACGTTCCGCTTTGGCCCTTGGAATTGAGGCCGGGGTGCTGGTGCGGCCGCCTTCCGGTGCAGAGTTGACGGGCCGAGGGGCAGCCCTGTGCCTGGCGGGCCTACTGAGAGAACTGGCTCCGGACCTGGTTCTGGCCGGCAAACATGCAGTGGATGACGATGGTGCCCAAGTGGCCGAGCGGGTAGCCGAGCAACTGGGCTTTGGGCATGCTTCGGCCGTATCCCGAATGGAATTGAATGGTAATCGGCTGGTTGCCGACCAGGAGATGGAGGGGGGACATTTGACCTTCGATATGGCACTGCCGGCAGTGGTGACAACGGAGAAAGGGATCAACACCCCGCGTTATCCAACCCTGCCACAAATTCTAAAGGCGAGGCGGAAGGAGGTCAGAGAGGTGCAAGTTCCCGAAGGAGGCGCCGACCTTGAGCCTGGCTGGGTTGTGGAAGGGGTCACGGCCCCCAATACGGAAAGGAGGCGACAAATCTTTACAGAGGAAGAGAGTGCCGCCGTTGAGTGTCTGGCCGACTTGCTGAGACAGGAATTCGCATCCTGAAACCGGGAGAATCCCATGAACGTTTTGGTGTTGCTGGAACCGAAAGGTGCATTGACTGCCGGCAGCCTGATGGCGGTTGCTTCCGCAGCACGTTTTGCCCGCAAGAGCGGTGCGGAACTACATGCCGTTTGGCCTTCTAGCGGTGTCCGGGACCAGGCCAGGCAACTGGCGGGGCTTGGCATTCATACCGTTCATGCCGTTCAGGATGATGTCTTACCCTCCTTCAGTCACGAGGCCTGGGTCCCATTCCTGGCCGATTTAGCCAAATCCTTGAGGTCCCGGCTCATCGTCGGCCCGGCTTCGGCGCTCGGCAAGGCATGGTCAGCCGCCCTGGCGGCTCGGCTTGACGCGGAATTGGCGCAGGGCTGTATCGCTCTGGAAACTGCCGTAGATGGAACTCCGTTGGCACGCAAGCCTCTGTATGCCGGAAAGATCCTCGCAGATCTGCGACTGGAGCGCTCCCCGACCCTGGTAACTTTGCGCCCGACAGCCGCTCGGGTGGAGAGGGCGGGGGAGGAGATTCCGGAGATCGCATTCCACGTCGTGCCTGTGCCGCAAGATTTATGCTCCACTCTCAGGGATGTGGTGCACGTGGCCGCAGCCACGGTTGAGTTGGGAGAGGCCCGAGTCGTGGTCGCGGGGGGACGGGGAATCGGCGGACCTGAGAACTGGGGTGCTCTGAGGGATCTCTGCGAGGTGCTCGGCGCCGGCCTCGGTGCCAGCCGGGCCGCTGTCGATGCCGGTTGGATACATCATGCTCATCAGATCGGACAAACCGGAAAGGTGGTCGGCCCCGACCTTTACATTGCCTGCGGGATCTCCGGTGCGATTCAGCATCTGGCGGGCATGCGTGGCGCCCGCCGGGTGGTGGCGATCAACAGGGATCCTGCGGCGGAAATATTCCAGCACTGCGATTACGGGATCGTCGGCGATCTGTTCAAAATTATTCCGACTCTGACCAAGGAATTAAAAGCCCGGCGACAGCAGGTCGCCTGAAGGTGTGAATGATGGAAGTCACCCGACCTCTTGGCACATACAGCCATACCTACTGGTTGATGTACCTGCTGACTGCGGCAGCTGCGGCTGTTTTGGCCTGGGGGGTCGGGGTCCGCATAAGCCGCTGGCGAACGGGGCGGGGAGCCGGCCGGGACCGGATGAGTCATCCCTGGCGACGGTCCCTCGACCTGGCAGCCGATGTCGCGACCCAGAGGCGGCTCCGAAGCCCCTCCCATCCCTGGCTTTTTCACGGCCTGATCGTCTGGGGGTTCGGCATTTTTCTCCTCGGCACCTTCTGTCTTATGCTTCAGGAGCATTTCGGTCTGCCGACTTTCAGCGGCGGATGGTACCTCATCCTCAACCTTGGACTCGACCTTTTCTCCGTACTGGTGCTCGTCGGTGTCATTCTGGCAGCGTGGCGCCGCTGGGTCCTGCGACCTGAGGAGCTGAGCCGTGCCCGCACCAGCGGCCTGGTCCTCGCCCTTGTCGCCGCTCTCCCGGTTTCGGGACTTCTTCTCGAGGGGGTGAGACTGGCCCGCGAGCCCGACCCCTGGGCACCATGGTCGCCGGTGGGCTATTCGGTTGCCGGCCTCCTGCCCGGAGTCGAGACTGAAACTTTCTCCGCTCTGCATCTGGGGCTGTGGTGGGGGCATCTACTGGTCGCCCTCGGGTTCCTGGCGGCAATTCCCTTCACACGGCTGTTTCACCTTGTTGCCGGTCCGGCCGCCCTGTTCTTCGCCGATCGGGATGCTGCCCGGGCCCTTGTTCCCCTCGATCTTTCCGATGAGGATGCGACCTCTTTTGGCGTTGGCCGGATCGAGGATTTCTACTGGAAGCGTCTCCTCGACGCCGATGCCTGTACGGGCTGCGGTCGTTGTCAAAGTCAATGTCCTGCTTGGCAATCGGGAAAATCTCTTTCTCCCAAGGAAATTAGTGAATCGATACAGTCACGCCTGATCCCGGGCGTTCGAGAAGCACGCCAGGGCCGAAGCCCTGGAGGCGGCGAGGATGCTCCGGCCCTTGCCGGAGAGGTTGTCCAGGAGAAAGCACTATGGGCGTGTACCACCTGTCGCTCCTGCGAGGCGCACTGCCCGGTGGGGGTGGAGCATGTCCCCCGGATTATCGACATGCGCCGTTTTCTGGTCCTTACCAAGGCGCGGTTCCCGTCAGAACTGCTGACGGCATTTCGCGGTCTTGAGCACAACGGCAATCCCTTTGGGCTGGAATCCCGCGAGCGCGTCGATCGGGCCGTGGAGGCCCAATTGCCAATTTGGGCCGATACGCCGGAGGCGGAAATCCTTCTCTGGCCCGGATGCAACGGGGTGTATGACCCCCGCTACAGGCAGGTGATAGAGGCGCTTGCAGAGCTCTTGAAACGGGCCGGGATTCGTTTCGCCGTCCCCGGGGAAGAGGCGGTCTGCTGCGGCGATGCGGCCCGACGTTTGGGAAACGAATACCTCTGTCAGGAACTGGTTGTGCGGAACCTTGAAGCATTCGAGCGAATGGGCATCCGGAGGATTGTTACTGCATGTCCCCATTGCTTCAATACGCTCCGCCATGAATATCCCGCATTCGGCGACGGGCTGGAAGTGGTGCATCACAGCGAATTGCTTAGTGAACTTCTCAGCAGTGGCCGCCTTCGGTTGCCCTCCGGGGGGAAAGAATCAGCCATCGGCTTTCATGACCCCTGTTACCTCGCCCGGTATAACGGCATCACGACGGAGCCCCGACAGTTGCTTCGCGCCGCCGGGATTCATATCGAAGAGTCGGATCGGAAGGGGAAGGATGCCTTTTGCTGTGGCGGCGGAGGCGGCCGCATCTGGCTGGAGGAACAGGAGGGCCGACCCATGGGGGATGAACGCGTGGGGCAGTTAATGGCCGCCGGCGCGTTGAAAATCGCCACCGCCTGCCCTTTCTGCTTGACCATGCTGACTCAAGGAAATGCCAAGTTGGCCGACGGAATGCCCATTCAGGTCCAGGATGTAGCAGAGATACTCGCGGAAAAGACCATCTGATTTTTAAAAGGAGATCGGCTATGAAAGGCACTGAGCGAGAGGTGATCCGGGATTTCATTATCACGAAAATCGCCAAAAATAGCGAACACCGGGAAATCGCTGATCATGACGACATTATCGAAAAGGGAATGATCGATTCCCTGGGAATCATGCACCTGATCGGCTATCTGGAGACAACTTTCGAAATGAAGATCGGGGATGACGAAATTCTTCCGGAGAACTTCACATCTGTCGAGGCGATCACCTCCTTCGTCACCCAAAGCCGATAAAGGCTCCCCTGTGGAGGGTTTAGCGTGTGGAAACCAGTGAAATAAAAATGGATTTCAGCAACATTCCGATGGTTCCTGGTCGCAAGCTCGCCTTGCCGAAAGTATACGGAGACACGCCCACGTTCCTTGGCGTGCCGAACCTGGATTCGGCATCTCCGGACCCGGGCCTCGATGCCGTTATCGTCGGTGTGCCCTGGGAGGGGACGGTGACCTGGGGATCTTACACCGGCTGCGAACTCGCACCGCGCTCCATCCGGCATGCCTCAGCGCGCTACGGCGGATTTTTGCCGGAGTATGATATCAATTTGTTTGATCATCTGCGCCTGGTGGATGCCGGCGATGTCGCCGTCAACCCGAATTGCTCCAAGGAAACAATGAAGCAGGTGTTCGAAATGATGGACCTGGTCTACCGGCAGGGAAGCATTCCGGTTGTTTTGGGGGGGGACCACTCCTTTACCCCGGAAGTGATCCGGGCGCTCAGTAACAACCGGTCCGGCTCGGTTGGCGTCATCCATCTTGATGCCCACTTCGATAACGCCAAGGGGTTCGGCACCGATGCGACGCCCAGATGCTCGCCATTGCACCATATCTACCAATTGCCGGAGGTCAGGACCCAGAGTGTCGTTCATCTTGGGATCCGAGGGCCGAGGAACTCACCGGCACAAATGGAATACGCCCGGGAAATGGGGGCCAGTGTCTTTACCATCAGGGACATCCGGTCACGGGGAATCGATGCGGTTGTCGAGGAGGCGATCCGTATCGCCCATGAGAGGACGGAACAAGTTTACGTCACCATTTGCAGCGATTGCATAGATGCGGCCTTCAACCCTGGAGGCCCTGCCGATTTTAATGGTCTTTTTGCCCATGAAATTTTTTCGGCCCTGTATCGGATCGGCGAGGCGGGTTTCGAAGGGCTCGATTTCGTCGAGGTCTATCCGAATCAAGACCCCCACGCCTTCTCGTCACATCTCGCAACATGGGCCATTGTTCACGCCCTGGCAGGTCTGTCAGCGCGTAAACGGGGGGCAGGGAACGTCTGAGGCTGAACGATGTCTATCCACGTTGTCCTGTCGAGGAGAGGAGCTCATGGATTTTTCCCTTTCGCAAGATCAAACTGAATTCAAGGAGGCGGTCGTCCGATTCGCCCAGAAAAAACTCGTTGACGATCTGTCGGCCCGGGAGAAGAGGGGAGAGTTTTTCCTGGATGGCTGGCGAGAGTGCGCCGATTTTGGCTTGCTCGGGTTGCCGGTGCCGGAGGAATACGGAGGACTGGGGATGGATGCTCTGACCTGCCTCCTTTCTCTGGAAGGGCTGAGTTATGGCTGCCGCGACAATGGCCTGGTCTTCGCGATCAACTCCCATCTCTGGACCTGCGTAAAGCCGATCCTGAGTTTCGGGTCAGTGGCGCAGAAGGAAAGATTCTTGCCGGCTCTTGTGCGGGGTGAAATGATCGGCGGACATGCGATGACTGAACCCGAGGCGGGATCTGATGCTTTCGGCATGCGCTGCCAGGCCCGGAAAGAGGGAGACCGCTATATCCTCAACGGCACCAAGATCTTCATCACTAATGCTCCCATCGCTGATCTTCTCCTGGTCTTCGCGGTTACTGACCCGGATCGCAGCTTCGGAGGCATTTCCGCCTTTATTGTCGAGAAGGGCTTTCCGGGCTTTTCCGTCGGCCGCCCTCTGGAGTTGATGGGACTGAAAACCTGCCCTATCGGCGAGGTGATTCTTCAGGACTGCGAGGTCCCGGAGGAAAACCGGTTGGGGAAGGAAGGGGCGGGTACAGCTATTTTCAACGCGGAGATGGAATGGGAGCGCGGCTGTCTGTTTGCCGCTCACCTGGGCGCCATGGAACGGGAGTTGGAGGCGTGCGTTAGCTATGCCGGGGAGCGGCATCAGTTTGGACGACCGATCGGGTCGAACCAGGCTGTTTCGCACCGGATCGCCGACATGGCGGTCAGGATCGAATTGTCTCGCATGATTCTCTACAAGGTGGCCTGGATGAAGGACCAGGGGATGCGGGCGCCCAAGGACTCGGCTATCGCCAAGTTGTTCGTCAGCGAGAGCTACGTCCACAACAGCCTCGACGCCCTCCAACTCCATGGGGCATACGGCTACTCGACTGAATACGAACCGGAGAGGCACGTACGTGACTCCCTGGCCGGGCGGATTTATTCCGGGACTTCGGAGATTCAGAGAAATATCATCGCCAGTTTTTATAACCTCTGAGACGGAAGGCGGGGACATGGGTGTGTACCTGCTTCATCATTTGTTAACCAGGAGCGCCGAAAAACATCCCGACCGCACTGCGCTCATCCACGGGGAACGGACCCTGACCTATGCCGAATTGGACCAACAAAGTGGCCGCCTTGCCACCCTTTTGGTCCAAACGGGGGTCCGCCCCGGGGACCGGGTGGGTATTTTGGTCAAAAAATCCCCGGAAAG
Proteins encoded in this window:
- a CDS encoding glycosyltransferase, translating into MNKLKESKIAFFLPNLSGGGAEKVMVNLANGFVEKGILVDFVLSSAEGPNLKKLHSNINVVDLNRKRVIFCLPGLLSYLLKNKPRVLLSALDHANIVVLLAKILARSKTDIYVSVHTTVSGVKKSVKRLKGRVILFLVRKLYPMSSGIVAVSDGVADDFCKTTLITKDLVSTIYNPVVTSDVFEKANQVLDHPWFKVGSPPVIVSVGRLTDAKDFSNLIRAFWHVRQNHEARLLILGEGELRQELTGLVKELDLEQDIDMPGFVENPYQYIKNASVFVLSSKREGLPTVLIEAMALQVPLVSTRCKSGPVEILDNGKWGRLVKVEDTQALVDGIEESLAGNKIEVSSSAWKPFLLENVVDSYLRLLLGGQHE
- a CDS encoding O-antigen ligase family protein; the encoded protein is MNKVVLCSLFVLVFFIPIENLIVFSTFGTLTRVIGAFAFLVGVISVLIDKRGRPFGPFLFFFIFYILWSMATILWSVDSNMSQIATKSLIQLFLFVWLLWEFAQTENQVLLLFKGYVCGCFVSAIYTLTAYQRHEQTAYSRYSMEGFDPNDIGLIITLGIPLAWYVFKKVEGRIQKAFFFMYVPIAVFAVFLTASRTAFLALLVALFYIIISQENVKLKSKVAFLMLSCFFALVIYQMVPSTNWSRILSIGHEVASGNLNSRMNIWTDGLRVFGGSPVFAALGVGVGAFRFSVEPLFGYPAASHNLFLSILVGQGMVGFLIFMAMVLSLVKKVVGMELLGKRLWIIMLVALFVGGMGLSWDGRKPTWLIFGLIAAHGTVNSKEFKVVTRVTG
- a CDS encoding glycosyltransferase encodes the protein MKRKITFVITGLGTGGAEMMLFKLLSRMDKNDFVPEVISMTDYVPLKVIFDEIGVPVKTLGMRRGVPELKGIYRLVKAFRWSDPDLVQTWMYHADLIGGIAAKLSGNLSVVWNIRNSNLDPSSSKKTTIMTAKTCAIMSKYLPRKIICCAEEARRVHEKIGYDSKKITTIPNGFDLDSFKPDPVGRNEVREELGISKDSFIVGLVARYDPQKDHKNFVHAAQMFKSLITKVDFVLCGDGINYDNEELTSMLDSSGVRDRFHLLGRRSDIPRIVSSFDLKCSSSSYGEAFSNSIGEAMACGVPCVVTDVGDSAYIVGDTGKVVKPRDSESLCMAWYGFWKMHKDERMNLGNQARQRILEMFSLDTVVEKYENIYRDILN
- a CDS encoding glycosyltransferase is translated as MKRVLFITTVSGTIRRFLLPFANHFRAKGWQVDAMSHGISDCPECTEAFNQVWDVSWTRNPFDLQTLFKAPQTIRETVSREKYDLIHVHTPIASFITRYSLRRVSEKIKPKVVYTAHGFHFYSGGNPLKNFLFSSLEGAAGKWTDYLVVINQEDKAAAQKHRIVPNSRIRFMPGIGVDNHFYNNARVDPKNGEEIRRQLGMRSADSLFL
- a CDS encoding glycosyltransferase, yielding MVAEFNPGKRHRDALHAFARLGRQDAHLAFAGNGPLKSRMEDLAGRLNIKGRTHFLGFREDIPALMQASCAVLLPSQREGLPRSVMEALCLERPCIGSDSRGTRDLLTDDCGILTSVGDVPAMARAMGWMLDHRDEAMAMGRNGRLRMENFDIEIILRMHE
- a CDS encoding ATP-grasp domain-containing protein — translated: MPNILLTCAGRRNYLVHYFRQALGGQGEVVAVDSNPTAPALQMADRAFVVPTINHPDYFDQLLEICRQHRVGLLLSLNDLELPLLASQRDRFMAVGTLPVVSSPEVIDLCFDTLAATEFLEQAGLKVPRTFVTLEDVRGALGRDELGLPLVIKPRWGSASIGIEYPESLEELEMAWNLSKLRLLRTCLAGPSAANLEQCMLVQERLAGVEYGLDVVNDLEGRHVGTFVKQKKAMRAGETDQAVTVVSPLLQGVGRKIGEALQHVGNLDCDVFVEGDQCRVLEMNPRFGGGYPFSHAAGANLPAALLAWAQGKTPDPQWLTLRPVVASAKCDHLVEVRDYARSETSVFVKNMLTGRKNQFGAAVEAV